One genomic region from Quercus robur chromosome 4, dhQueRobu3.1, whole genome shotgun sequence encodes:
- the LOC126724214 gene encoding THO complex subunit 1-like isoform X2 — protein MSNALLSLCLSAIPSVDSRLEHSLLSTINMEVFKRAILQPGPPQAFALQMVQEVIKPQVSLELYPSGFEHLECVKKKQTKLAQDENQLLENILRTLLQELVSSAVQSGEQIMQYGQLIDDGETSQGHIPRLLAILWSKLSHTCLPQKDVE, from the exons ATGAGTAATGCTCTTCtttctctctgcctctctgcTATTCCTTCTGTCGATTCCAGATTGGAGCATTCATTGCTTTCAACAATCAACATG GAAGTGTTCAAGAGAGCCATACTACAGCCTGGGCCACCTCAAGCCTTTGCACTACAGATGGTTCAGGAAGTTATAAAACCTCAG GTAAGCCTTGAGCTCTACCCTAGTGGATTTGAGCATTTGGAGTGCGTGAAAAAG aaacaaacaaaactagCCCAAGATGAGAATCAATTATTAGAAAACATTCTTCGGACATTGCTTCAGGAACTAGTG TCATCTGCAGTACAGTCAGGGGAGCAAATAATGCAGTATGGGCAATTGATTGATGATGGTGAAACTAGCCAGGGTCATATTCCTCGTCTTCTTG CAATTCTATGGAGCAAGTTGTCTCACACATGCTTACCCCAGAAAGATGTAGAATAA